The Saccharothrix variisporea genome has a segment encoding these proteins:
- the ilvN gene encoding acetolactate synthase small subunit, whose amino-acid sequence MTRHTLSVLVEDKPGVLARVAGLFSRRGFNIESLAVGRTEHPEISRMTIVVSVDELPLEQVTKQLNKLINVIKIVELEPTASVQRQLLLVKVRADATVRSQVLETVQLFRAKVVDVSPEAVTVEATGTSEKLDALLRMLEPYGLREIVQSGMVAIGRGARSITATAVR is encoded by the coding sequence ATGACTAGGCACACCCTGAGCGTTCTGGTCGAGGACAAGCCCGGTGTCCTCGCGCGGGTGGCGGGGCTGTTCTCCCGCCGCGGCTTCAACATCGAGTCGCTCGCCGTGGGGCGCACCGAACACCCCGAGATCTCCCGGATGACCATCGTGGTCTCCGTGGACGAGCTGCCCCTGGAACAGGTCACCAAGCAGCTCAACAAGCTCATCAACGTCATCAAGATCGTGGAGCTGGAGCCGACCGCGTCGGTCCAGCGCCAGCTCCTGCTCGTGAAGGTGCGCGCCGACGCCACCGTCCGCAGCCAGGTCCTGGAGACGGTGCAGCTGTTCCGCGCGAAGGTCGTCGACGTGTCACCCGAAGCGGTGACGGTCGAGGCCACCGGCACGTCCGAGAAGCTCGACGCGTTGCTGCGGATGCTGGAGCCGTACGGGCTCCGTGAGATCGTCCAGTCCGGCATGGTCGCCATCGGCCGTGGCGCCCGTTCCATCACCGCGACCGCGGTGCGCTGA
- a CDS encoding acetolactate synthase large subunit, which translates to MTSATSRPAPGESPSPRPGPRPKPAPPSGAPVRVTGAQSLVRSLEAVGCEVVFGIPGGTILPAYDPLLDSTKVRHVLVRHEQGAGHAATGYAQATGKVGVCMATSGPGATNLVTPLADANMDSVPVVAITGQQTRPLIGTDAFQEADICGITMPITKHNFLVTDPADIPRAIAEAFHLASTGRPGPVLVDIPKDVLQEMTSFSWPPELRLPGYRPTTRPHGKQVREAAKLIAAAKRPVLYVGGGVIKAEASAELLRLAEETGIPVVTTLMARGAFPDSHPQHLGMPGMHGTVAAVAAMQKSDLLVALGARFDDRVTGQLSTFAPDAQIVHADIDPAEISKNRRADVPIVGDCKEIIAELIDAVRTEKENSKRTVDLAPWWEQLDALRGTFPLGYDWPEDGTLSPQYVIERIGALTPADTLFTAGVGQHQMWAAQFIKYESPRTWINSGGLGTMGYAVPAAMGAKAGVPDVQVWAIDGDGCFQMTNQELATCAIEGIPIKVAVINNGNLGMVRQWQTLFYGERYSNTDLGTHKHRIPDFVLLAEALGCAGLRAESKDEVDKVIQQAMEINDRPVVIDFVVGKDAQVWPMVAAGTGNSEIMAARGIRPLFDEDE; encoded by the coding sequence ATGACCAGCGCAACCTCGCGACCGGCTCCCGGTGAGTCGCCGTCGCCCCGCCCTGGACCGCGGCCGAAACCGGCCCCGCCGAGCGGCGCCCCCGTCCGCGTGACCGGCGCCCAGTCCCTCGTCCGCTCGCTCGAGGCGGTCGGCTGCGAGGTGGTGTTCGGCATCCCCGGCGGCACGATCCTCCCTGCCTACGACCCGCTGCTCGACTCCACCAAGGTGCGCCACGTCCTGGTGCGCCACGAGCAGGGCGCGGGCCACGCCGCGACCGGCTACGCCCAGGCCACCGGCAAGGTCGGCGTCTGCATGGCCACCTCCGGTCCGGGCGCGACGAACCTGGTCACGCCGCTGGCCGACGCCAACATGGACTCCGTCCCGGTGGTCGCCATCACCGGCCAGCAGACCCGTCCGCTGATCGGCACCGACGCGTTCCAGGAAGCCGACATCTGCGGCATCACCATGCCGATCACCAAGCACAACTTCCTGGTCACCGACCCGGCCGACATCCCGCGCGCCATCGCCGAGGCCTTCCACCTGGCCTCCACCGGCCGCCCCGGCCCGGTCCTGGTGGACATCCCCAAGGACGTGCTCCAGGAGATGACGTCGTTCTCCTGGCCGCCGGAGCTGCGCCTGCCCGGCTACCGGCCGACCACCCGGCCGCACGGCAAGCAGGTCCGCGAGGCCGCCAAGCTCATCGCCGCGGCCAAGCGCCCGGTGCTGTACGTGGGCGGCGGCGTCATCAAGGCCGAGGCGTCGGCCGAGCTGCTGCGCCTGGCCGAGGAGACCGGGATCCCGGTCGTCACCACGCTGATGGCGCGCGGCGCGTTCCCCGACTCGCACCCGCAGCACCTGGGCATGCCCGGCATGCACGGCACGGTCGCCGCCGTCGCCGCGATGCAGAAGTCGGACCTGCTGGTCGCCCTGGGCGCCCGGTTCGACGACCGGGTCACCGGCCAGCTGTCCACGTTCGCGCCCGACGCGCAGATCGTGCACGCCGACATCGACCCGGCCGAGATCTCCAAGAACCGCCGCGCGGACGTCCCGATCGTGGGCGACTGCAAGGAGATCATCGCCGAGCTGATCGACGCCGTCCGCACCGAGAAGGAGAACTCGAAGCGGACCGTCGACCTCGCGCCGTGGTGGGAGCAGCTGGACGCGCTGCGCGGCACGTTCCCGCTGGGCTACGACTGGCCGGAGGACGGCACGCTGTCCCCGCAGTACGTGATCGAGCGGATCGGCGCGCTGACCCCGGCGGACACCCTGTTCACCGCGGGCGTCGGCCAGCACCAGATGTGGGCGGCCCAGTTCATCAAGTACGAGTCGCCGCGCACGTGGATCAACTCCGGCGGCCTGGGCACCATGGGCTACGCGGTGCCCGCGGCGATGGGAGCGAAGGCGGGCGTCCCGGACGTCCAGGTGTGGGCGATCGACGGCGACGGCTGCTTCCAGATGACCAACCAGGAGCTGGCCACCTGCGCCATCGAGGGCATCCCGATCAAGGTCGCCGTCATCAACAACGGCAACCTGGGCATGGTCCGCCAGTGGCAGACCCTGTTCTACGGCGAGCGCTACTCCAACACCGACCTGGGCACGCACAAGCACCGCATCCCCGACTTCGTGCTGCTGGCCGAGGCGCTGGGCTGCGCCGGGCTGCGCGCCGAGTCCAAGGACGAGGTGGACAAGGTCATCCAGCAGGCGATGGAGATCAACGACCGTCCCGTGGTCATCGACTTCGTCGTGGGCAAGGACGCGCAGGTGTGGCCGATGGTCGCGGCGGGCACCGGCAACAGCGAGATCATGGCCGCGCGCGGCATCCGCCCCCTGTTCGACGAGGACGAGTGA